The following are from one region of the Sulfurimonas crateris genome:
- the rpsI gene encoding 30S ribosomal protein S9, with the protein MAKVYATGRRKASIAKVWLTPGSGNMTVNGLSLDAWLGGLEAKKLRVKQPLNLTKQDTSVDIVATTLGGGFGGQADALRHGISRALVKFNPELKAILKPEGMMTRDSRVVERKKPGKRKARRSRQFSKR; encoded by the coding sequence ATGGCAAAAGTATATGCAACAGGCCGTCGTAAGGCGTCAATAGCAAAAGTATGGTTAACTCCAGGTAGTGGAAATATGACTGTAAACGGTCTTTCATTAGACGCATGGTTAGGTGGACTAGAAGCGAAAAAACTTCGTGTAAAGCAGCCGCTTAACTTAACTAAGCAAGATACATCGGTTGATATCGTAGCTACTACTTTAGGTGGTGGTTTCGGTGGTCAAGCTGACGCACTTCGTCACGGTATCTCTCGCGCACTTGTAAAATTTAACCCTGAGTTAAAAGCGATCCTCAAACCTGAGGGCATGATGACTCGTGATTCACGTGTTGTTGAGCGTAAGAAGCCAGGTAAGCGTAAAGCTCGTCGTTCTCGCCAGTTTTCTAAGCGTTAA
- the rplM gene encoding 50S ribosomal protein L13, which translates to MKFTKIATPEQIDQKWVLIDAEGKTFGRIITEVATILRGKNKPCFTPNIDCGDYVVVVNASKAKFNGLGKIANKEYFSYSGYFGSTKSVKMTELLEKNPEKLYKLATRGMLPKTKLGAKMLKKLKIYAGAEHPHTAQLAK; encoded by the coding sequence ATGAAATTTACGAAAATTGCAACTCCTGAACAAATCGATCAAAAATGGGTTTTGATTGATGCTGAAGGTAAAACTTTTGGTCGTATAATCACTGAAGTTGCAACTATACTTCGTGGTAAAAACAAGCCATGTTTTACTCCAAATATCGACTGTGGAGATTATGTTGTAGTAGTTAACGCTTCTAAAGCAAAATTCAACGGTCTTGGAAAAATCGCTAACAAAGAGTACTTCTCTTATTCTGGGTACTTTGGTAGCACAAAAAGCGTAAAGATGACCGAGCTTTTAGAAAAAAATCCTGAGAAGCTGTACAAACTGGCTACTCGCGGTATGCTTCCTAAAACTAAGCTAGGCGCTAAAATGCTTAAAAAATTAAAAATATATGCAGGTGCTGAGCATCCTCACACTGCACAATTAGCTAAGTAA
- a CDS encoding 2-oxoacid:ferredoxin oxidoreductase subunit alpha produces the protein MAFDKMELRDIEVWDGNFAAAQALRQSQVDVVAAYPITPSTPIVEGYAKFTSDGYVEGEFVMVESEHAAMSACIGAAAAGGRVATATSSQGFALMVETLYQASGMRLPIVLNVVNRALAAPLNVNGDHSDMYLGRDSGWIQLDAYCPQDAYDLNFVAFRVSEDHDVRLPCMVHQDGFMTSHTAQGVHTLTDDKAYGFVGDFKPMNDMLDFEHPVTHGVQTEEDWHFEHKARQHNDLMTKVMPKIQAAFDDFEKLSGRKYNIVEKYDMDDADVCVVCLGTSVETAREVATEMRAEGIKAGVVGIRVIRPFPFLEIAEALKGVKAIAALDRSSPNGTVGMLFNEIAGSLFNTDTKAMLSGYVYGLGGRDLTKAHLVALFKELQANIDAGKVTTPLQQFIGVRGPKLAYL, from the coding sequence ATGGCATTTGATAAAATGGAATTAAGAGATATCGAAGTATGGGATGGAAACTTTGCCGCTGCGCAAGCCCTAAGACAATCTCAGGTTGATGTTGTTGCCGCGTACCCGATTACTCCGTCAACTCCTATAGTTGAAGGATATGCAAAGTTTACCTCTGACGGTTACGTTGAGGGTGAGTTTGTTATGGTAGAGTCAGAACACGCTGCAATGAGTGCATGTATCGGTGCTGCTGCTGCAGGTGGTCGTGTTGCAACGGCTACTTCTTCTCAGGGTTTTGCGCTTATGGTCGAGACGCTTTATCAAGCTTCCGGTATGCGTCTGCCTATCGTTTTAAACGTTGTTAACCGTGCGCTTGCTGCTCCGCTTAACGTTAACGGTGACCACTCTGATATGTACCTAGGTCGTGACAGCGGATGGATTCAGCTTGACGCTTACTGCCCTCAAGATGCTTATGACTTGAACTTTGTAGCATTTAGAGTGAGTGAAGATCACGATGTAAGACTTCCTTGTATGGTTCATCAAGATGGATTTATGACTTCTCATACGGCACAGGGTGTTCACACTTTGACGGATGATAAAGCTTACGGATTTGTCGGTGATTTTAAACCTATGAACGATATGCTTGACTTTGAACATCCTGTAACTCACGGTGTTCAAACGGAAGAAGATTGGCATTTTGAGCATAAAGCTCGCCAACATAATGATCTTATGACAAAAGTTATGCCAAAAATCCAAGCTGCTTTTGATGATTTTGAGAAATTAAGCGGTCGTAAGTACAACATAGTAGAGAAGTACGATATGGATGATGCAGATGTATGTGTTGTCTGTCTGGGTACTTCAGTCGAGACTGCTCGTGAAGTTGCAACTGAGATGAGAGCAGAGGGTATTAAAGCAGGTGTAGTCGGAATAAGAGTTATTCGTCCGTTCCCGTTCCTTGAAATTGCTGAGGCATTAAAAGGTGTTAAGGCGATCGCTGCACTTGACCGCTCATCACCAAACGGAACTGTGGGAATGCTCTTTAACGAGATCGCAGGTTCACTTTTCAATACTGATACAAAAGCTATGCTTAGCGGATATGTGTATGGACTAGGCGGTCGTGACTTAACAAAAGCTCATTTAGTTGCTCTCTTTAAAGAGCTTCAAGCAAACATTGATGCCGGTAAAGTTACTACGCCTCTACAGCAGTTTATCGGTGTTCGTGGACCGAAATTAGCATACTTATAA
- a CDS encoding thiamine pyrophosphate-dependent enzyme, giving the protein MSEMKKIKNLKEFSTSADRFEGANLLCPGCAHSIIVREVLNATNDDLVLSASTGCLEVCTAVYPYTSWDASWIHIGFENSSTAVAGAESMYKVLKRKNRLKQPERNPKFVSFAGDGASYDIGFQWISGCMERGHNIMHVVLDNEVYANTGGQRSSSTPIGSSATTSPAGRVSYGEKKNKKDLMGIMAAHGIPYAAQVAPNKWKDMVKKIQHGFSVDGPVFINAVSPCTTEWKFDPKDTMHLTDLATDSLVFPLYEIIDGHELNITYRPKNVVPVEEYLAAQGRFKHLFKDEYKYLIKEWQERVDAQWAYLQRREEARV; this is encoded by the coding sequence GTGAGTGAAATGAAAAAAATAAAAAACTTAAAAGAGTTTTCAACATCGGCTGACCGCTTTGAGGGTGCTAACCTTTTATGTCCCGGATGTGCGCACTCTATTATAGTTCGTGAAGTTTTAAATGCAACAAATGATGACTTGGTTCTGTCTGCTTCGACAGGCTGTCTTGAAGTTTGTACGGCAGTTTACCCATATACGTCATGGGATGCTTCTTGGATACATATCGGATTTGAGAACAGCTCGACTGCAGTTGCGGGTGCAGAGAGTATGTACAAAGTACTTAAGAGAAAAAATCGCCTTAAGCAGCCTGAGCGTAATCCTAAGTTTGTATCTTTTGCAGGAGACGGTGCTTCTTATGACATCGGATTCCAGTGGATATCTGGATGTATGGAGCGCGGTCACAATATAATGCACGTTGTTCTTGATAACGAGGTTTATGCAAATACGGGTGGACAGAGATCATCATCTACTCCAATAGGTTCAAGTGCTACTACATCACCTGCAGGTCGTGTAAGTTACGGTGAGAAGAAAAACAAAAAAGATTTGATGGGTATTATGGCTGCACACGGTATTCCATATGCTGCTCAAGTTGCTCCAAACAAGTGGAAGGATATGGTAAAGAAGATCCAGCACGGTTTTTCAGTTGATGGACCTGTTTTTATTAATGCAGTTTCCCCTTGTACAACAGAGTGGAAGTTTGACCCTAAAGATACGATGCACCTAACAGATCTGGCAACAGACTCTTTAGTATTCCCACTTTATGAGATAATTGACGGGCATGAGTTAAATATTACTTACAGACCTAAGAACGTTGTTCCTGTTGAGGAGTATTTAGCTGCTCAGGGACGTTTTAAGCACCTCTTTAAAGATGAGTACAAGTATCTTATTAAAGAGTGGCAAGAGCGTGTAGATGCGCAGTGGGCGTACCTACAACGCCGCGAAGAAGCTCGCGTCTAA
- a CDS encoding 4Fe-4S dicluster-binding protein, giving the protein MAKKGWDEFEIGAMLRTFDGKIDDIAGTRQEDREYSQNSSYTASVADWRLIKPVFNKDYCIDCQFCWIYCPDVSIISRDKKLIGVDMDHCKGCGICVEVCPTNPKSLLMFPEQADEETEIANWPKKDEEEA; this is encoded by the coding sequence ATGGCAAAAAAAGGATGGGATGAGTTCGAGATCGGAGCTATGCTTCGTACTTTTGACGGAAAGATAGATGATATTGCAGGTACGAGACAAGAGGATCGTGAATATTCTCAAAACAGCTCATACACTGCAAGTGTGGCTGACTGGAGATTGATTAAGCCTGTATTTAACAAAGATTACTGTATCGATTGTCAATTTTGCTGGATATATTGTCCGGATGTTTCAATAATTTCAAGAGATAAAAAATTAATCGGCGTAGATATGGATCACTGTAAGGGATGCGGAATATGTGTTGAGGTTTGCCCTACAAACCCTAAATCACTTCTAATGTTCCCTGAACAAGCCGATGAAGAGACAGAGATCGCTAATTGGCCTAAAAAAGATGAGGAGGAAGCGTAA
- a CDS encoding cytochrome c family protein — protein sequence MNKIRVFNKGLFTVFSLLFTLSLGAVENQRVIEELNSPMPEIPLKRAMGDRAYNDAINSGEYSYVGNSKCRLCHRNFFLGRKNDPHDHAMENLVASGDDKNSHCLMCHSTGHGTPTGFVDMEKTPRLANVQCEGCHGPGNVHIALAKDKSRNEVKKFTGGGFLAGEDNPEILRKMCTSCHTERWNRSYHDFDKAYNSYRKADPNTGH from the coding sequence ATGAATAAAATTCGAGTGTTTAACAAGGGGTTGTTTACTGTTTTTTCACTTCTTTTTACTCTCTCTTTGGGTGCAGTGGAAAATCAGAGGGTGATAGAGGAGTTAAACTCCCCTATGCCTGAGATACCGCTAAAGAGAGCGATGGGTGATAGAGCCTACAACGATGCTATAAACTCGGGGGAGTATAGCTATGTTGGTAATTCAAAGTGCCGCCTTTGTCATAGGAACTTTTTTCTTGGAAGAAAAAACGATCCGCATGACCACGCAATGGAGAATCTTGTTGCATCCGGCGATGACAAGAACTCTCACTGCCTTATGTGCCACTCTACGGGTCACGGCACACCTACCGGTTTTGTAGATATGGAAAAAACTCCGCGACTTGCAAACGTTCAGTGCGAAGGGTGCCACGGTCCAGGCAATGTTCATATTGCGCTTGCAAAAGATAAAAGCAGAAATGAGGTCAAGAAGTTTACCGGCGGAGGTTTCCTGGCAGGAGAAGACAATCCGGAGATACTTAGAAAAATGTGTACAAGCTGTCATACCGAGCGTTGGAACAGATCTTACCACGACTTTGACAAAGCATATAACAGCTACAGAAAAGCTGATCCAAATACGGGACACTGA
- a CDS encoding chemotaxis protein CheB, with amino-acid sequence MKPQTPRKIVLIGASTGGPGQIEKIVSSLPLLSDTAVVIAQHMSMDFIPSFTKRLKELSVNNISMVGDNTSVESGHIYLCHGITSVRKDGYGLKFSVESSQQHKYNPDINSVFSSFVPFSQEIEMLGVILTGIGNDGVEGCRQLSLKCVRTITQDEKSAIVDGMPSRARKEIQNIEIDDIAGIKEKIRNFCN; translated from the coding sequence TTGAAACCGCAAACTCCTAGAAAAATAGTTCTCATAGGAGCCTCAACAGGAGGTCCTGGGCAGATAGAGAAGATAGTAAGCTCGCTGCCCCTACTAAGTGACACAGCCGTTGTTATAGCTCAGCATATGTCTATGGATTTTATACCGAGCTTTACAAAACGCTTAAAAGAGCTTAGCGTAAACAATATTAGTATGGTGGGCGACAACACATCTGTTGAATCAGGACACATCTATCTTTGTCACGGAATCACATCTGTTAGAAAAGATGGATACGGCTTAAAGTTCAGTGTTGAATCATCACAGCAGCATAAATATAACCCTGATATAAATTCTGTATTTAGCTCCTTTGTCCCTTTTTCACAAGAGATAGAGATGCTAGGAGTTATACTCACGGGCATAGGTAATGACGGTGTAGAAGGGTGCAGACAGCTCTCTCTTAAATGTGTTAGAACAATAACTCAGGATGAAAAGAGCGCTATAGTTGACGGTATGCCAAGCAGAGCAAGAAAAGAGATACAAAATATAGAGATAGACGATATAGCAGGAATTAAAGAGAAGATAAGGAATTTTTGCAACTGA
- a CDS encoding CheR family methyltransferase: MFGFLKKKEQILESTSQSVIQDFRDVVPVAEFFKNETGVTFDKQVSILQNKVTTFCKQRDIDSFSDLLKKVQGNKELKQELVDYLTTNETFFYREFKQIEELVKLVKETYTEVAILCAPSATGEEPYGIAIALLESGVAPSKFHITGIDINFDATSKAKKALYKERNVRNLSQNIIERYFTKSDSLYALKESVKSQVSFRVINLFDPSFKNIGKFDFIFSRNMLIYFDKETKLKAKEILEDLRKNPNQKIFFGHADLF, encoded by the coding sequence ATGTTTGGTTTTTTAAAAAAGAAAGAGCAGATTTTAGAGAGTACCTCGCAAAGTGTCATACAAGATTTCAGAGATGTAGTGCCTGTTGCAGAGTTTTTTAAAAATGAAACAGGCGTAACCTTTGACAAACAGGTCTCTATATTACAAAATAAGGTCACAACATTTTGTAAACAAAGAGATATTGACTCATTTTCAGATCTCTTAAAAAAAGTCCAAGGCAACAAAGAGCTAAAACAGGAACTTGTTGACTATCTTACAACAAACGAGACATTCTTTTACAGAGAGTTCAAACAGATAGAGGAGCTTGTGAAATTAGTAAAAGAGACTTATACAGAAGTTGCAATTTTATGCGCTCCATCAGCAACAGGCGAAGAGCCATACGGCATTGCCATAGCCCTCCTTGAGTCAGGTGTAGCTCCAAGCAAATTTCATATAACAGGCATTGATATTAACTTTGATGCCACTTCAAAAGCAAAAAAAGCGCTCTACAAAGAGAGAAACGTAAGAAATCTTTCCCAAAATATTATCGAGAGATACTTTACAAAAAGTGATTCACTCTACGCCTTAAAAGAGTCGGTTAAATCGCAAGTGTCATTCAGAGTTATAAATCTGTTTGACCCATCTTTTAAAAATATCGGAAAGTTTGATTTTATATTTTCAAGAAATATGCTTATCTATTTCGATAAAGAGACAAAACTAAAGGCAAAAGAGATTTTAGAAGATTTAAGAAAAAATCCAAATCAAAAGATTTTTTTCGGACATGCGGATCTGTTTTAA
- a CDS encoding pyruvate flavodoxin oxidoreductase subunit gamma, which yields MLEIRWHSRAGQGAVTGAKGLADVISTTGKHVQAFAFYGSAKRGAAMTAYNRVDEEVIMNHEKYMRPDYVFVIDPALVMTTDVTINHKDSTKYIITTHMSTEELKKAQPKLEGKEVYTVDCITIANETIGRPIPNTPMLGAFMKISGMYEIEFFKESMKRVLGKLPQKIIDANMLAIQRAYDEVK from the coding sequence ATGCTAGAGATTAGATGGCATAGTCGTGCTGGACAGGGTGCTGTAACCGGTGCTAAAGGTTTAGCTGATGTTATTTCTACAACAGGTAAACATGTTCAGGCATTTGCGTTTTATGGTTCTGCAAAACGTGGGGCGGCAATGACGGCTTATAACCGTGTTGACGAGGAAGTGATTATGAATCACGAAAAATATATGAGACCTGATTATGTTTTTGTTATTGACCCTGCATTAGTAATGACAACAGACGTTACTATAAATCATAAAGATAGTACAAAATATATTATCACAACTCACATGAGTACTGAAGAGCTAAAAAAAGCTCAACCAAAACTAGAGGGCAAAGAGGTCTATACTGTTGATTGTATTACGATCGCAAATGAGACTATAGGTCGTCCTATTCCAAATACGCCGATGCTTGGCGCATTTATGAAAATTTCAGGAATGTATGAAATAGAGTTTTTCAAAGAGAGTATGAAAAGAGTTCTTGGAAAATTACCACAGAAGATCATCGACGCTAATATGCTTGCAATTCAGCGTGCATACGATGAAGTAAAGTAA
- a CDS encoding GGDEF domain-containing protein, translated as MISLAKKYTVPLILFSLVVGIAYLSYYNYKTQKDLLLRQLHNNSLNVASSVSSAIERFHDIKSTINLQKLVNDVSFRLEIFEFRYLEQNGKIRNSMFKEEIGEVLTSKSFNETIKKERKLNTFLFEVRDFVEVMSIYYPIYLNEKLIGIIDLAVDISEYNLKNGSQDSFSILRRQSDVLNLLKSMEGSITNSLTILDKININDFLRAYIESAKNIVQISILDNNQYIIASSDTKLMGEKLSNSNLPDSTMLRIDGKTRYRTIVNSIMHDKNSDVKLMILIDVSTYLDHENRLFTTATVTALIALLFALFTSRLIYFSAIEQSRSEKERLEHLVKMRTREIELLSQTDSLTGLWNRRHLEEALESEFKRAKRYNKELSIMIIDLDLFKNINDTYGHMAGDEVLREISAKIKKCQRETDFIGRYGGEEIVIILPETDLHTSSKVAEAIREEIEKEPVEFEGEVINVTASIGISSLQSEHENYATLFSEADEALYNAKKLGRNRVEVF; from the coding sequence ATGATCTCTCTTGCAAAAAAATATACAGTTCCGTTAATACTGTTCTCATTGGTAGTGGGCATAGCTTATCTATCTTACTACAACTACAAAACGCAAAAAGATCTTCTGCTTAGACAACTCCACAACAACTCTCTTAATGTCGCAAGTTCTGTCTCCTCGGCAATAGAGCGCTTTCATGATATAAAATCAACCATAAACCTTCAAAAACTGGTAAATGATGTCTCTTTCAGGCTTGAAATATTTGAGTTTAGATATCTTGAGCAAAATGGCAAGATCAGAAACTCTATGTTTAAAGAGGAGATAGGAGAGGTTTTAACCTCTAAAAGTTTTAATGAGACAATAAAGAAAGAACGCAAACTAAACACTTTCCTTTTCGAGGTTCGCGACTTTGTAGAGGTTATGTCGATCTACTATCCGATATATCTTAACGAGAAGCTTATAGGGATTATTGATCTGGCAGTTGATATATCCGAATATAATCTTAAAAACGGTTCGCAAGACAGCTTCTCTATTCTTCGCAGACAATCTGACGTACTGAATCTGCTAAAATCAATGGAGGGTTCTATAACCAACAGCCTTACTATACTAGATAAAATAAACATAAATGATTTTTTGCGAGCGTATATAGAGTCGGCAAAAAACATAGTACAAATCTCAATCTTAGACAATAACCAATATATTATAGCAAGCAGTGACACTAAACTTATGGGAGAAAAACTTAGCAATAGCAATCTTCCTGACTCTACAATGCTCAGAATTGACGGAAAAACAAGATATAGAACAATTGTAAATTCTATTATGCATGATAAAAATTCAGATGTAAAACTAATGATTCTCATAGATGTATCTACTTACCTAGATCACGAGAACAGACTCTTCACAACCGCTACGGTAACGGCTCTTATCGCTCTTTTATTTGCACTATTTACCTCAAGGCTTATCTACTTCTCGGCGATCGAGCAGTCCAGAAGTGAAAAAGAGCGCCTGGAGCATCTGGTCAAAATGAGAACAAGAGAGATAGAACTCTTAAGTCAAACCGACTCTCTTACGGGTCTTTGGAATAGACGTCACTTAGAGGAGGCTCTGGAGAGTGAGTTTAAAAGGGCAAAACGTTACAACAAAGAGCTCTCAATAATGATAATAGATCTTGACCTTTTTAAAAATATAAACGACACCTACGGTCATATGGCAGGCGATGAAGTCCTCAGAGAGATAAGCGCAAAAATTAAAAAGTGCCAAAGGGAGACAGACTTTATCGGGCGTTACGGTGGCGAAGAGATCGTTATAATTCTGCCTGAGACAGATCTGCATACCTCTTCAAAGGTCGCAGAGGCGATAAGAGAAGAGATTGAAAAAGAGCCTGTTGAGTTTGAAGGAGAAGTGATAAATGTAACTGCCAGTATAGGTATCAGCAGTCTGCAAAGTGAACATGAGAACTACGCAACACTCTTCTCAGAGGCCGATGAAGCGCTCTATAACGCCAAAAAGCTTGGAAGAAACAGAGTCGAAGTCTTTTAG
- a CDS encoding peptide-binding protein, translated as MRYLLILFLSLNIFASTLHLATSANPSRLNPVLATDSSSSEITGFLFNGLVKYDKDLSTIIGDLAREFYFEDEKTLIFKLRKNVKWHDGKKFSAKDVIFTYKVLISPKISSPYSSNFRFVESVEAVDEFTLKVSYKEPYFKALETWMMGILPEHILKDEENLMSSPFNTNPIGTGAYTLHQLEHSKNIILKAFDEYFEGRAKIDQISFHVIADPMTRFMMLKSSALDVGSIEPMQYEKQLQSSFFEEFNIYENISKSYTYLGFNLRLEKFKDPRVREALSLAIDRDELVDILFFGHAKVCTGPFLPGTKAFNEDVKAPKHDIKRAKELLREAGYDEKNPFTFEIATSNSSEIRPYAAQILQHQLKKAGVVVTLRVMEWQAFLNMVVFPHKFDSVLLGWALSPTPDPYMFWHSDNDKQGGFNLVGYHNPKMDKMIEESQSMVDKERLSRSWQEMFKIITDENPYLFLYIPNSIATVSKDIKNIEPSPSGIWHNYIKWEK; from the coding sequence TTGCGCTACTTACTAATACTTTTTTTATCATTAAACATATTCGCATCAACACTTCATCTGGCGACTTCCGCAAATCCATCGAGACTCAATCCAGTTTTGGCGACCGATTCAAGTTCATCCGAGATCACCGGTTTTTTATTTAACGGACTTGTAAAATATGACAAAGATCTATCCACGATCATAGGTGATTTGGCTCGGGAGTTCTATTTTGAAGATGAGAAGACACTGATCTTTAAACTTCGCAAAAATGTAAAGTGGCATGACGGCAAGAAGTTCAGCGCAAAAGATGTGATATTTACTTATAAAGTGCTAATTTCGCCAAAGATAAGCTCTCCATACAGCTCAAACTTCAGGTTTGTTGAGAGTGTTGAAGCAGTAGATGAGTTCACTCTGAAGGTAAGCTATAAAGAGCCTTACTTTAAAGCGCTAGAGACTTGGATGATGGGAATACTGCCCGAGCATATTTTAAAAGATGAAGAAAATCTTATGAGCTCTCCTTTTAACACAAACCCAATCGGTACGGGAGCCTACACTCTGCATCAACTGGAGCACTCAAAAAATATCATACTCAAAGCCTTTGATGAGTACTTTGAGGGCAGAGCAAAGATAGATCAGATATCTTTTCATGTTATTGCCGATCCTATGACGCGCTTTATGATGTTAAAATCGTCCGCTCTTGATGTAGGAAGTATTGAGCCTATGCAGTATGAGAAGCAGTTGCAGAGCAGCTTTTTTGAAGAGTTCAATATTTATGAGAACATCTCTAAGTCATATACCTATCTCGGATTTAATCTTCGTTTAGAGAAGTTTAAAGACCCAAGAGTAAGGGAAGCTCTGTCGTTAGCTATTGACAGAGATGAACTTGTAGATATTCTTTTCTTCGGCCATGCAAAGGTTTGCACCGGACCGTTCTTGCCCGGCACAAAAGCTTTTAATGAGGATGTCAAAGCGCCAAAGCATGATATTAAAAGAGCAAAAGAGCTTTTACGCGAGGCTGGATATGATGAGAAAAACCCCTTTACTTTTGAGATAGCGACTTCAAATTCGAGCGAAATAAGACCTTACGCCGCACAGATACTTCAGCATCAGTTAAAAAAAGCCGGTGTTGTTGTTACGTTAAGGGTTATGGAGTGGCAGGCCTTTTTAAATATGGTTGTTTTTCCTCATAAATTTGACAGTGTGCTGCTTGGATGGGCTCTCTCACCTACGCCTGACCCATATATGTTTTGGCACAGCGACAATGATAAGCAGGGTGGTTTCAATCTTGTCGGCTATCATAATCCCAAGATGGACAAAATGATAGAGGAGTCTCAAAGCATGGTTGATAAAGAGCGGTTGTCTCGCTCGTGGCAAGAGATGTTTAAGATAATAACCGATGAGAATCCGTACCTTTTTTTATATATTCCAAACTCAATTGCAACGGTAAGTAAAGATATAAAAAATATAGAACCAAGCCCAAGCGGCATCTGGCACAACTACATAAAATGGGAGAAATAG
- a CDS encoding HAD family hydrolase, producing MIILFDLDGTLIDSTEAILESFHRSFDLHELSRREDEEIKSLIGYPLDIMYENMGVQKSLISDIIMTYKEHYRDISTQKTQLLKNAKEAVELSSQFATLGIVTTKTGHYSKILMEHFNIMHHFEVLIGREDVENPKPHAEPIMKALEKMDTKNREIWMIGDTKLDLIAAKNANINSIGVLSGYDGHETLKMFTNVILNDALEAAVYLQNRKK from the coding sequence TTGATAATTTTGTTTGATCTCGACGGCACTTTAATTGATTCCACTGAGGCTATCTTGGAGTCGTTTCACCGCTCTTTTGATCTTCACGAGCTTTCAAGAAGGGAAGATGAAGAGATAAAGTCGCTAATAGGCTATCCGCTTGACATCATGTATGAAAACATGGGAGTCCAAAAAAGTCTTATTTCCGATATTATAATGACATACAAAGAGCATTACAGGGATATATCGACCCAAAAGACACAGCTTCTAAAAAATGCAAAAGAGGCAGTAGAGCTCTCAAGTCAATTTGCTACTCTCGGAATCGTTACTACAAAAACGGGACACTACTCCAAGATACTTATGGAGCATTTTAACATTATGCACCACTTTGAAGTTCTTATCGGAAGAGAGGATGTAGAAAATCCTAAACCTCACGCCGAACCTATTATGAAAGCGCTGGAGAAAATGGATACAAAAAACAGAGAGATTTGGATGATAGGCGATACAAAACTTGACCTTATCGCAGCCAAAAATGCCAACATAAATTCCATAGGAGTTTTAAGTGGTTACGATGGGCATGAAACATTAAAAATGTTCACAAATGTTATATTGAATGATGCGCTGGAAGCGGCTGTTTACTTGCAAAATAGGAAAAAATAA